A DNA window from Plodia interpunctella isolate USDA-ARS_2022_Savannah chromosome 12, ilPloInte3.2, whole genome shotgun sequence contains the following coding sequences:
- the LOC128674171 gene encoding cuticle protein 64-like yields MKLFMCLCALVAVVMAGKGEKREKRGLLGQYSGGYSGGYSGGFSGGSIGGYSSGAAISYSAPVVAQRVVSAPRVVAVNRVVNVQRVVSVPQVVNVRKVVSVPQVVTVRRVVAAPVAYSSGVSYGALGGYSGGLGAGYSLGGQSSYGYSGASLNSNGWW; encoded by the exons ATGAAATTGTTT atGTGCCTATGTGCGCTTGTAGCGGTCGTGATGGCCGGCAAGGGTGAGAAGCGGGAAAAGCGTGGCTTATTGGGACAATATAGCGGCGGCTACAGTGGAGGATACAGCGGTGGCTTCAGCGGTGGTTCCATCGGCGGTTACAGTAGTGGAGCTGCCATCAGCTACTCTGCGCCTGTGGTAGCCCAACGTGTAGTGTCCGCGCCCAGGGTTGTCGCTGTCAACAGGGTGGTCAACGTGCAGCGCGTCGTCTCCGTACCGCAAGTTGTCAACGTACGTAAGGTGGTGTCTGTGCCTCAAGTGGTCACCGTCAGGAGGGTCGTAGCCGCGCCAGTCGCGTACTCCTCCGGCGTCAGCTACGGAGCCCTCGGAGGCTACTCTGGAGGCCTGGGCGCAGGCTACAGCCTCGGCGGACAATCCAGCTATGGTTACTCTGGAGCTTCCCTCAACTCTAACGGCTGGTGGTGA
- the LOC128674170 gene encoding shematrin-like protein 2: MAQTSASSIIHQLVFRVLPPTTTMKLFVCLCALVAVVMAGEGEKREKRGLLGQYSGGYSGGYSGGYSGGYSGGYSGGYSSGSIGGYSSGAAISYSAPVVAQRVVSAPRVVAVNRVVNVQRVVSVPQVVNVRKVVSVPQVVTVRRVVAAPVAYSSGVSYGALGGYSGGLGAGYSLGGQSSYGYSGASLNSNGWW, translated from the exons atggCACAAACATCAGCTAGCAGCATCATTCATCAGCTTGTCTTCCGAGTTCTACCACCCACCACCACCATGAAACTATTT GTGTGCCTATGCGCGCTTGTAGCGGTCGTCATGGCCGGCGAGGGTGAGAAGCGGGAAAAGCGTGGCTTGTTAGGACAATATAGCGGCGGCTACAGCGGTGGATACAGCGGTGGCTACAGCGGTGGATACAGCGGTGGATACAGCGGTGGCTACAGCAGTGGTTCCATCGGCGGTTACAGTAGTGGAGCTGCCATCAGCTACTCTGCGCCTGTGGTAGCCCAACGTGTAGTGTCCGCGCCCAGGGTTGTAGCTGTCAACAGGGTGGTCAACGTGCAGCGCGTCGTCTCCGTGCCGCAAGTTGTCAATGTACGCAAGGTGGTTTCTGTGCCTCAAGTGGTCACCGTCAGGAGGGTCGTCGCTGCACCAGTCGCGTACTCCTCCGGCGTCAGCTACGGAGCCCTCGGAGGCTACTCTGGAGGCCTGGGCGCAGGCTACAGCCTCGGCGGACAATCCAGCTATGGTTACTCTGGAGCTTCCCTCAACTCTAACGGCTGGTGGTGA
- the LOC128674191 gene encoding cuticle protein 65-like, with translation MKFFVCFCALAAVAMAGESEKREKRGLLGGLGYSSGYSSGYSGGYSGGYSGDFSGGYSGLSSGLSSSSISYSAPVIAAPVVSAPSVVAVNKVVNVPRVVSVPQVINVRKVVSVPQVVTVKKVVAAPSIAYSSGYSSLGGYSSFGSRYSNLGYSSLGSGYSYGGYSGNSYNGAPSYSNGWW, from the coding sequence gTGTGCTTCTGTGCGCTGGCGGCAGTCGCTATGGCCGGCGAGAGTGAGAAGAGAGAAAAACGGGGTCTTCTTGGTGGTCTTGGCTACAGCAGCGGTTACAGTAGCGGCTACAGCGGTGGCTACAGCGGTGGCTACAGCGGAGACTTCAGCGGAGGCTACAGCGGTCTTAGCAGCGGTTTGTCTTCCTCATCCATCAGCTACTCCGCGCCAGTCATCGCCGCGCCTGTAGTCTCAGCCCCCAGTGTCGTCGCTGTTAACAAAGTGGTGAATGTGCCACGTGTCGTCTCCGTACCTCAAGTTATTAATGTACGCAAAGTCGTCTCCGTGCCTCAAGTTGTCACTGTGAAGAAAGTGGTCGCTGCGCCATCTATCGCCTACAGCTCTGGCTATAGTAGCCTTGGAGGATATTCCAGCTTTGGCTCCCGCTACAGTAACCTGGGCTACTCTAGCCTTGGATCTGGGTATAGCTATGGTGGCTACTCTGGAAACAGCTACAACGGTGCCCCCTCTTACTCTAACGGCTGGTGGTGA